DNA sequence from the Sediminibacillus dalangtanensis genome:
TTTATTACCACTTATCTTGACACTTCTTATTCCTTTCTTGAGTAAGTTCAAAGATAAAATCCACACAGGAATTTTTGTCTTTTTCATACCTCTGGGAATATTCATTTTTTTTGTTCGTTTTATCGGAGAGGGTTTTTCTCCGAAACTGGAAAGCTACCCTTGGATTCCTTCCATGGGAATTTCGCTTGATTTCTACCTGGATGGATTGAGTTTATTATTCGTGCTTTTGATCAGTGGAATTGGTGCATTGGTCACTTTGTACTCCATCTTTTACTTACATAAATCGGAAAAACTGGCACACTTCTATGTGTACCTTTTACTATTCATGACCGCAATGCTCGGGGTTGTATTATCAGATAATGTATATGTTCTTTATACGTTTTGGGAATTGACCTCCATTTCATCCTTTTTATTGATTGGGTATTGGAACCATCGGGAAGGCTCCAGATACGGGGCTATGAAGTCAATGCTGATCACTGTATTCGGAGGTCTGAGCATGCTCGGTGCCTTCATGCTTTTACATGTAACAACCGGTGTCACAAGTGTACAGCAGATGATTGGCAGTGTAGATATGATTCTTTCGAGCGACTACCTGCCGCTGATATTGACTTTGCTTTTATTGGGCGCTTTCACTAAGTCGGCTCAATTTCCTTTTCATATCTGGCTTCCGGACGCCATGGAAGCACCGACACCTGTCAGTGCTTATCTTCACTCTGCTACAATGGTGAAAGCAGGTATTTTTCTTGTCGCTCGATTCTCTCCGATTTTCCATGGATATGAATGGTTCTTTATTATCGTGAGTGGGATTGGCATCATCACGTTATGCTGGGCTTCCTACATGGCAGTCAGACAGACTGATTTGAAAGGAATTCTTGCTTTCTCGACAGTCAGCCAGTTAGGTATGATCATGGCGATGCTGGGGTTTGGCACAGAGGCCGCTGTTTTTGCAGCTGTCTTTCATATTTTGAACCATGCCACTTTCAAAGGAAGCTTGTTTATGATCGCCGGCATTATCGACCACGAATCCGGATCACGGGATATTCGCAAACTAGGTGGGCTGATGACGCTAATGCCTATTTCCGCGACGCTTGCCCTGTTTGCTTCGCTATCAATGGCCGGAGTACCACTTCCATTTCTCAATGGGTTCTACAGTAAGGAGCTTTTCTTTGAAAACTCCCTTCATATTGGAGATACCACGTTGTTGATTGCGTCCATCATGAAACAGGCAATTCCTTATCTTGCGGTGTTCGGGAGTATCTTTACATTTGTTTATTCGATGTATTTCTTGTTCGGAACCTTTACTGGAAAACAGAAATTGGAGCAACTACCCAAAAAACCACATGAGGCACCTATCGGCATGCTGATCGCCCCTGCGATTCTTGTATTCGGGGTTATTTTTATCGGACTGTTTCCGAATTTGTTCAATGAGACATTTCTCGCCCACGCAGCCGAGGCAATCAGCGGGGTGGAAACCCATGAGCATATCGTTTATTGGCATGGATTGAAAACGGCATTCTACATGTCTTTAATTGTAGTAGCCTTTGGTACAATCCTATATCTATTCCGTGAAAAGTGGTGGAATATTTACAAGTCTATACCAGGTAATCTGAGTTTTAACAGAGTTTATAATGGCACATTGAAAGGGTTAGACGTTTACACCGCAAAGCTGACCAAGGGCTATATGAATGGATCGCTGCGCAGGTACACTGCTCTGATCATTTCAACTATTTTCGTTGTAACAGGACTAGTGATGGCCGGAACGAACGGTTTCACCTTCAAAACGGATGATCTTGCACCTATCACACTCCCAGAAATCCTTGTAGGAATTATGGTGATAGCTGGTGCAGTTGGTACTATTCTCGCCAAAAATAATGTAGCAGCCATTATCATTCTTGGCGTATCAGGGTATGGGCAGGCATTATTGTTCGTCTTTTACCGGGCACCCGACCTGGCATTGACACAGTTGGTAATCGAAACCATTACAGTAGCCTTGTTGCTGTTGTGTTTCCATCATTTACCGCAGCTGAGCCGCAGAACGGAAAGAGCCGGCTTCCGTCTAACAAATGCAGTCATTGCGGTAGGATTTGGTACATTGATGACCTTGATTGGTATATCGGCACACAGTAGCAAATGGTTCGCTGCGATTTCCGACTACTTCCTGGAAACTTCGCATGATTTAGGCGGCGGAGACAACGTAGTGAATGTGATCCTCGTTGATATGCGTGGACTAGATACACTGTTTGAGATCACTGTCCTGGGTATCGCCGCGTTCAGCATCTACAGCTTGATCAAGCTGCGCAGCAAGGAGGGAAAATAAATTGGAAATTATCATGTCGGTGGTAGCTGGAATTTTATTTGCGGCCGGTATTTATAATTTGCTGCAAAAACAGCTGCTTCGAATTGTAATCGGTACGGTTATTCTTTCGAACGGAGCCCATTTGTTCATTCTGACGATGGGGAAATTGAAACGAGGCGCTCCGCCTGTATTGGAATATGGAATTAGTGACTATGCAGATCCTCTGCCTCAGGCCTTAATTCTGACCTCCATTGTCATCAGTTTCGGTCTGACCAGTCTGCTGCTGGTCCTTTCTTACCGGGCGGCACAAGAAAACAATACAGATAATATGGAAAAATTGAGGGGTAACCATGATGAGTAACTTAGCAGTACTTCCGATTATCATCCCGCTAGTTTCCGGGATTTTATTAGCATTCTTTCATACAAAGACACCGTTTGTACGCCATGCAGCAAAACTGTTGTCCGTGATGAGTACAGGTGTAGCCGCATATGTCTTTTACTACGTACTGCAGAACGGTACCGTGACATTGGAGACCGGAGGCTGGGAAGCTCCTTATGGGATTGTCCTGGTCGCTGACCTGCTGGCGGTCACCTTGGTTTTGACCACCAATGTCATCGGGCTTGCCTGCGTCTTTTATGCGCCTTACTCACTTACTGAGCAGAAGGAAAGGTACTACTTTTATACGTTTTTCTTCCTTTTGATTACAGGCGTTTCTGGCGCATTCCTGACAGGTGACTTGTTCAACTTGTTTGTATTTTTTGAAGTGCTGTTGATGGCTTCTTATGCGCTCATCACGCTGGGGGGAGAAAAAGTCCAGCTCCGTGAATCGATCAAGTATGTGCTAGTCAATCTATTTTCTTCGATTGTTTTTGTCACGACCGTCGCTTTTCTTTACTCTGTATTAGGAACTGTCAACATGGCACAAATGGCTGAAAGGGTGCAGGAAGTAGAGCAACAGGGAATTTTGACGACGATCGGCATCTTGCTGTTCTTTGTATTTGCGACGAAGGCAGCATTGTTTCCGCTCTATTATTGGCTGCCTAAGCCTTATACTGTTCCCAATCCTGTCGTCTCCGCAATGTTTGCTGCACTGTTGACAAAAGTTGGCGTTTACTCGATCATCCGCATGTTCACGCTAGTGTTCATTCACGACACGACTGTGACACATGAACTATTTATTTGGATAGCCGGCTTTACGTTGGTTTTCGGAGCAATTGGTGCTTTGTCAACAAACAACATCAAGCTGATTATCGCCTACAACATTATTCCTGCAGTCGGATTTATGGTGATGGGCATCGGAATCTATAACAAAACGGCGTTAAGCGGATCGGTCTATTATATGATAAGTGACATGATCATCAAAGCAGCATTATTTTTGTTGGCAGGTGCTGTCGCTCACATTGTCGGCACCTCGGATTTACGCAAAATGAAGGGGCTGATTCATCAGCTTCCCCTTCTCGGCTGGCTGTTGTTCATCTCCGCTTTTGTTCTGGCCGGTGTACCCCCGTTCAGCGGATTTATTGGCAAGTTAATGATCATGCAAGGTGGCTTCGCTGATGGAGAGGTAGCCATTGTTATCATTGGTTTATTGTCTAGTCTGTTAATTTTGTATTCGATTATGAAAATATTCGTCCGAGGTTTCTGGGGTGAAAAAGATGAAAACATCACGATCGACAGAAAAACCGCCAACGCATTGACTTGGCCGGTCGCTTTTCTGGTATTTTTCACTGTATTGCTCGGAATCGGAGCAGAAATGTTTTATCCGGTCGTAGATGAAATTTCGAATCAACTAATGAATCCGGAAATTTATATCGATTCTGTTTTTAAGGAGTAAACCTATATGCCTTTTCAAATTTTACTAAACATTTTGATCGCGGTAATGTGGATGTTCATGAGTGAAAGCTACACGTTCTCGACATTTTTTGGCGGTTATTTGATTGGTATCCTGCTCTTACTGGTCCTGCAGCGCTTCATCCCCGACGCATTTTATATGCAACGGGTAGTTAAAGTGTTGAAGTTAATGCTCTTGTTTACCAAAGAGTTGATCCTTTCCAATCTGCAGATTGTCAAGCTGGTTTACAAACCAAAGCTGGATATCACGCCAGGTATATTTGCATTGCCTACAGAACTGAAAAGTGATTGGGAAATCACGCTGCTAGCGAACCTGATTTCTCTCACTCCCGGAACACTGTCGATAGCTGTTTCCGACGATAACAGTTTGATTTATATTCACGCGATGCATATAGACGATACCCAGGAATCCATCCAGGAAATCAAGGACAGCTTTGAAAAAGCGATTATGGAGGTGACCAGATAATATGACGTCCACCGATTTTTACTATATTACAGAAGTTGTCACGTATATATGTTTAATAGCAACCTCTGTTTCGCTAATTCTGTTAATGATCCGCGCGATTAAAGGACCGACAAATCCGGATCGCGCTGTAGCCCTGGATGCGATCGGGATTAATTTAATGGCTCTTGTAGGTCTGATTGCCATATTGCTTGTCACTACAAAATTGAACGATATCGTATTGTTGATTGGTATCTTATTGTTTATCGGTACGATTGCATTGGCAAAATTCATAGAAAAGGGTGTTATCATTGACAGGGACGAGCGTTGATATCTTCATGGATATTCTGATTTCGATATGTTTGCTTGTTGGTACATTTTTCATTTTTTCGACATCCATCGGTTTGTTGCGCTTCCCTGATGTCTATACAAGAATGCATGCTGCTACGAAAGCATCGACACTGGGTATAGCCGGAATTATGATTGGAGCTTTTCTGTTTCTGTATGTCGAACACGGCATATTTAGCGGAAAGTTGATTTTAGGTTTGCTGTTTGTCCTTTTGACCGTCCCTGTATCAGGTCATATGATTTCCAGGGCGGCCCACCGCAGTGGCGTTAAACCATGGGGGGACAAAGTACGCGATGATTATACGGAAGCCATCCGAGCGAAAGAAAATCCAGATCATATGAAATAATAAAAATGACAAAATCAATACCTTGAGGAAATCATCAGCAGTACATAAAATGCTGATGATTTTTTCGTTTACCCGATTTCCAACAAAGGCTCGTTCTCCTGATTCGCCATAAATATAAACTACGACATAATACTGCTGTTTCTTCCTCCTAGTCTTAACAGAATGAGTGCTAATCCAACGCTGCGGAAAGCAGGGTATTTCCGCAGCGTCGAACTTCAACTCAACGAATGTAAGAAGTTAGGAAGACCAATTCAAACTATGTCGCAGTTTATAGCTATTGTGCAGTAGTCACTCTTCGCTTTTTCATTGCAGGATTATTCCATGAATTTTCCTATAGAACAATCGTCGCTTAACTACATATTAAATAATTATGACCCTGAATTGCTTTGGGAGCATGTTTGAAAATGCCCGCTTTTTACCCTGCATGGACTCAGAAGCAGATTAATAAATGTTTCACCGGCAGACAGGCACAATTTCCAACAACCGCACATAGAGTGAAGATATAGGCTATAGCCCACTCTAACGGAGGTGCTTGTTTTTGTCGGGTATATTAAGTGCGTTGGCATATCTCATCAAAGAAACACTGTTCTTTGTATCCTATGTTAAAAACCATGCTTTTCCTCAACCACTCTCTGCTAAAGAAGAAGCATTATATATTGAAAAAATGCAAGAGGGCGACCAGCACGCCAGAGATATGTTGATCGAACATAATTTGCGCTTGGTCGCGCACATAGTAAAAAAATTTGAAAATACCGGGGAAGACACGGAGGATTTGATTTCTATCGGTACAATCGGATTGATTAAAGGAATTGAAAGCTTTTCAGTTGGAAAGGGAACAAAGTTGGCCACTTACGCTGCAAGATGTATTGAAAACGAAATACTTATGCATTTACGAGCATTGAAGAAAACCAAAAAAGATGTGTCTCTCCATGATCCAATCGGCCAAGACAAAGAGGGAAATGAGATCAGTTTGATTGACATTTTGGAAGCAGAAAATGAAGATTTGATAGAATATATCCAATTGAATATGGAAGTGGAAAAAATCAAGGAATACCTTGGGATACTGGATGAGAGAGAAAAGGAAGTAGTGATCAATCGATATGGTCTAAATAATACCAAAGAATTAACACAGCGCGAAATTGCCAAGAAACTGAAAATTTCTCGAAGTTATGTTTCCAGAATAGAAAAACGTGCCCTAATGAAGGTCTTTCACGAGTATTACCGTAAAGAAAGAGGCACATAAAACAGAGAAAGAAGAGAGAATCGATATATAGGAAAAGCAAAAACTTCAGCCGATCCCCTAAGGCGAGTATCTTAATACAGCGATGGCGTCGATTCAATGCTCTTTTCGAAAATGTACCTTGATTACTCTAAGTAATCATTTATAAAAAACCGCATGGCATTGAATGACTTTCCAGTCGATAAATACCATGCGGTTTGTATTATTCCGTTAAACTATTTAACTCCCGTTGCCACTTTTTCAGCAAGACAGCAATCCAACCAGCAGCCACTACGGTTAGGACCAATATAGCCGGCAAAAGGCCGCCGTTATCCATCGGCTCAAGATAGTAATTAATAATCATCCCTAAATAGAAAAAAGCACTAAGCATCAACAGTGTCACCAAGAAACGACCAAAGTCTTCAATCCGCTCCTCGATGAGTTTAGCTTCCTGCTGCTTCATAAGCTGCTTTCCTCCTTCCTGTTGAACAAAGAGCGATTCTACTTGTACTATAACATAGAATCACACGTTTGCCAGGAAGGTAATTGATGGAAAAGCTCAGATTTTTTCTACGATATCGATGATCAAATTTGCGGCATTTGCAGCTGCTTTTTCTAAAAAAGCATCAAAGGATACGGAAGATTCCTTTCCTGCTATATCAGATAAAGACCGAATAACTACAAAAGGTATCTGATAATTGTAAGCAACCTGGGCAATCGCTGCTGCTTCCATTTCTGCCGCAATCATATCAGGAAACTTGTCCCTGGCAAATGCCACACGTTCTTCATCTTGCATAAATGAATCACTGGTAGCTATCAATCCCTTTTTCGTCTGAAGATCGTTCAGTCCTTTTGCTGCCTGGAGCGCTAATTCCACTAATTGTTCGTTCGCTTCATATTTAGGAGGCATTCCGGGAACCTGTCCATATTCATAATCGAAGGCAGTGACATCAACATCGTGATGCGTGACAGAAGTCGATATGACAATATCTCCCACCTCTAGCTCCTGATCAAATCCACCTGCTGTGCCGGTGTTAATGACATGAGTGGGCGCAAACCTTTCGTGTAAAATCGTTGCGGCCATTGCCGCATTTACTTTTCCTATGCCTGACTGAAGTAAAACCACCTCTCGATTTTTCAGTGTACCCTTCACAAACGTACACCCTGCTACCTTAATCGTATCGAGAACGTCCATTTTCCCCTTCAAAAGTTGTACTTCTTCATCCATTGCTCCGATAATGGCAATTGTCATAGTATGGTTCCTCCTGTAACGTTGTTCTTGTTATTGTTCAAAACGGTATTTTTGATCATTTTCTTTTAACACTTCCACCTTGGTTGGTTTCCAGCCCTCGTTTTCCACCCATGTTAGGTAAGTCCGGTATGTTTCCGTCTCATCACTATCGGAAACAGTAGCAATAACTTGCTGGTTGGCACTTCCTCTTTCGACCCACCAGACAATTCGATTGCTGCTTGGTAAATCTGTCGCCAATTCAATGGCTTCCATCATTTCTTCCCAATCCTGCGTACCTTCTTCAAACGTCGTTTCATGCGTCCCCTGCTGTTCCGTACCTACCGGTTTCCAATCTGCGGTGTAAGCTTCTTTTACATTGCTGTCTCCACTCGAATCAACTGTTTCTTTTTCTGCCTCTTGCCCCGTATCATTTTCAGTGGGTTCCGTTTCTTCTTCTTCTGTGTCACCAGTATCCGACTGATTTGTTTCATTCGTTCCGTCTTCATTTTCAATCTTGTCTTCTTCTCCCGTTTCCGTAGCAGAATCCTGCCCCTCTTCAGGTGATACTTCTTGGTTTTCGTTGTTATTTGTGGAATTATCTTCATCCCCACCGCCGAACAGAAAAAAACCAATCAAAACAAGGATCAGTATTCCGCCGGCAATCAAAAGGAAAGTTATCGCTTTTGTGCCTTTTCTTCTTTTTTCAAAACGATTCACCCTAGATGGTGAATGAAATTCATCTGACATGAAAGTACCTCCTTTTCCATCTATCTGCTATTATACTATGGTATTTTGAATTGGACAAAATCATTCTAACCTTCACTCAAGATTATTTTTGTCGAACTTCTTCTACTTTTGGCATATAGGAAGGAGTCCGTGCATAAACATCTAACTAATAAAACAGCGAGTTCAGAAGGGGATGATGCTATTGAAAATTACCAAGTTCGATCAGCAGCTATGGGGGATAACCACCTTCAATGAAGTCGGTTATGATAAAGAACAGAATCTGTTTTCCATTTTCTTTTTAGATGGCACAGAGGTTCAATTTGCTGAAGTGGAAGAGTTGGTCGTCTTCGAGTTCCTGATTTCCCTGAAAAAGGAGGATTTTATCAGAAAAGTGTTTCTTCCCTACTATCCTTGCAAGCAAAGAAAAGAACTTTCAGAATTGAGGTGAACAAGTTCTTGAAAAGGATATGGACTCCAATCTCAACGATTACCTAACAATAACAAAATCAAAGGACTGTCCAAAATATTCATCAGCATAGAAAACTGCTGATGATTTTTTTGAATAGGAAGTATGAAAAGTATTTAGTTGATTATGGATATATTAAAGTGTTCTGATCTCTGAATGATGGATGCAGTTATAGTGAAACAGTATTCAATTAAGGAAATGCGAAGCCCCCTACAAGTTAAAGAAAGCGTTGGAGTGCCGCTTATTGCCATATAGAGGGTTGACTTAAGACCTCGAGGGCTGGACGTGGCTGTTTCAGACAATAATGATCCACAGACAGTTAAATTTATAATTTCCTATACAACCAAGAAAAACCGAACGAGTTCGAATGGGTAGAATCGAATCATCGTTCGGTCTTTACTTTGTCAATTATGGTTTTGTCTCTGTCACACTATCCTATTCCTTATTCAACGCTAAGAATTTCAACTTCCATATCCCCGCCCGGTGTCGGCACGGTCACCTTTTCGCCTATTTCACGTCCTATCAGTGATTTTGCGATTGGTGAATCGTTCGAAATTTTCCCTTCGAACGGATCCGCTTCCGCACTACCGACAATTTGATAACTTTCTTCGTCACCGTCAGGAAGTTCTTTAAACGTAACTGATTTCCCTAAATTCACCACGTTTGGATTATCATTATCATTTTCGATGATGACTGCATTCCGAATCATGTTTTCCACCGTAGCGATACGGGATTCTACGAAAGCCTGCTCATCCTTGGCAGCATCATATTCAGAGTTCTCGGAAAGATCGCCGAACCCTCTGGCTATTTTTATTCTTTCTACAACTTCTTGTCTTTTTTCCGTTTTAAGGTATTCCAGTTCATCTTCTAATTTCTGCTTACCCTCATTGGTCATGTAAAAACTTTTTTCTGCAGCCATTTGACACACTCCTTTGATTCCAACAATAATATCATATTCCCGATTATTCCAGGTCTTCTTTTAGTATATATAGTTTATCTAGTATACAACAAAAACATGATAAATTAAATCGGTGAAGTTTTGCATTGCTGGTCACCAGATTGGTAATCGGGGCGGGAAAAGAACCTTGTCCTTGTATAAAAATGAGCAGCACAATTGTGCGCTCAAGTTCATGTTCCCGTTTTCAGTTTTGACTATATCCAATACTATGGCAGATTTTATCTAATTTTTCAATAGTTTTTACTTAAAGGCGGAAAAATTTACCGGTTCAGAATGGTTTGTATTTTAGTTGCCATCAAATCAATGGCTACATGGTTTTGTCCACCCTCAGGGATAATGATATCCGCATATCGTTTTGTCGGTTCGACAAACTGCAGATGCATGGGCCGGACTACATTGATGTATTGATCAATAACAGAATCGATCGTACGCCCACGTTCCTTGATATCCCGAAGCAGCCGTCTGATAATCCGTACATCTGCATCCGTATCAACAAACACTTTGATGTCCATTAAATCAAGCAGGCGTTGATCTTCCAGAATCAAAATCCCTTCTAAAATAATGACATCTTTAGGTTCGACACGCACCACTTCCTCCGAACGGGTGTGACGAGTATAGTCGTAAACAGGTTTGTTGACAGGTTTTTGTGCCAACAGTGTTTTTACATGTTCTATCAATAAATCATTATCAAAGGCCAATGGATGATCATAATTGGTACTCAAGCGTTCTTCATATGGAAGGTGACCTTGATCTTTATAATAATAATCCTGTTCTATGACTAAAATGGTCTTATCTGTAAACCGCTGGCTGATTGACCTGGTTACAGAGGTTTTTCCAGATCCGCTGCCCCCGGCAACGCCAATAACTACGGGTTTGTTGGACATACTACCTAGCTCTCCTTTTTCCTTTCATCTTCTAACACTGACAGCGATCCCGTCACCAACCGGAATAATGGTCGTATAAAAGTCGGGGTGGTGAACAAGCCATTCATTATAACTGCGCACTTTTCCTGCAAGTTTGTTAAGCCTGTCTTTTCGATCGGATTCAGCAGCCACCAATCCTCTGAACAGGACATTATCGGAAACGATGACCGCATCCTGGTTCAACTGCTTGGTATAGGTTTCGAAAAAACGTTGATACTGACCTTTGGCTGCGTCAATAAACAACATATCATAGAGTCCATAATTGTTTACCTGCCCTGCTACTTCCAATGCATCTCCCAATATTACCTGGATTTGGTTTTGTTTATCCTGAGCTTTGATATTATTTATCGCTTCCTGATAGCGCTGTTCATCTCTTTCAATTGTCAGAATCTGTGCAGCAGGATAAGCTTCCAGCATTCTGAGTGCAGAATAACCGATAGCCGTCCCGATTTCGAGGATTTTTGCAGGCTTATGAATGCGGATCAATTGCATCAAAAAATGGATGCCTAGCGGTTCCATTATCGGTATGCGATGCTCTTGCGCATATGCTTCAAGTTCTGCAGCCCATTTTGGTACGGCTGGGACAGTCCTCGTTAAGTATTGTTCTAACTGATCGTCCACTTTTGCAACCTCCGTCAATTTCTTATGTCAAAAGTCCGCTTGTTTTTACAAGTGGATTGTTCTTACTTGGGCTTTACAAGACCTTTGAACAATTTTTACAACCATATTATTTTAACACAAAAAAAGCAGGGAATGCGAATTTTTCCTTCACTCCCCTGCTGCATCCCTGTGTAAATATTTTTGCGTTAACTGCTGATGTTCTTCAAATGTTTCCGAGTAATAAATTGTCCCGTCTTCTGCCGCCACAAAATACATATAGCTAGTGTCCTCTGGATTGAGAACGGACTGTAAGGAATTCTCTCCGAAGTTTGAAATTGGTCCTACCGGGAGTCCGGATACTTGATAGGTATTATAAGGCGACTCAACCTCAAGATCTTCGAACAACACCCTTGATTTATGCTCGCCCAAGGCATAAAGCACAGTCGGATCGGTCTGAAGTCTCATATCTTCAGCCATCCGGTTGAAAAACACTCCGGCTATCATCTTTCGATCTTTTTCTGTTCGCGCCTCTTTTTCAACCAGAGATGCCATTGTCAGTGCTTCGTGAACCGATTCTATCGTGTCATTCGCCGAAATGGAATCCAAATATGGCGTCAAAACATTTTCTGTCTTTCGCAGCATTTTGTCGATAATCTTTTCCGGTGTAGGATTTTCTACATAATAATCATAGGTAGCGGCAAATAAGTAGCCTTCCAGTGGATGCCTGATTTCCGGATCCAATATCTCCTCCGATAATATCATTGGATGCTGAGCTATCAGATTTTCTAAGTATTCGACGTCTTCTGTTTTGGCAATAAATGCTTCCGGATCAATGCCTGCTTTTTCAGCATAAATAGAGGCTATTTCTTCAATTGTTTTTCCTTCCGGAATGGTGATTGTCAGAATAGGATCCTTGACCAGTGTACCCGTCTGCAATGACTCCACAATCTGGTCAAAGCTCATCGACGGCGAGAACTCATACTCTCCCGCTTGAAACTCTGCCACATTATTGAATTTAATATAAAAACGGAATACAAGGCTGTTGCTTATAATGCCATTTTCTTCTAAAATTCCAGCAATTTGGGAAGTAGAAGAACCTAAAGGTATTTCTACATCTGTGGTCGTGTCATCATCCGGATCTACTGGTTCCATGGCAGACTTGACGTATAAATATCCGGCAATGGAGCCGATTATCATGATCAATAGTAAACAGGACAGGATAACAGCGACGATTTTCCTGACAGTGCTTGCTTCTTCTATTCGCTGTTTCCAACTTACGGAAAACTTTGTCTCTTTATCAGAAGTAGACATACGAAACCCCCTTCACCGGATTTATTATACTACAAACATCGACAACATTTCTAATTATTATGTAATTTACTCAAGTTTTCCGGTTAAACCCCGCCATCCCGTTAAAGCATAAAAAGCCTGACCCAGTGTATATTACCACAAAGGGGGTAGGCGCTGGAGCTGGACGTGGCTGGTTCAGCCAATAATGATCCACAGACAGTTAATTTTATCATTTCCTATACAATCACAATCAAAAAAAGCCTATTACCGGCAAAGACCGATAATAAGCTTTTCATTCATCATAAAAACATCATAAAAAGAAATTTATTCAGTTTCTTCATCCGTCAGGGTATTAAGCATTTCCTCGACCATTTCCCATTCTTCCTCTGATTCAATTTGAAACAATGACAAGTCATCTTCATCCTGAGACTTTTCCTCATAGCGGAAGGCAAATACCTCGACTTCATCATCGTCTTTCTGTTCAGCGGGAACGACAGCAATATACGAGTTGCCTGTCTGGTCTACATCAAAAGTGAACAGCACTTCAAATAAATGCTCTTCTCCATTCTCGTCTGGAATGATGATTCTTTCTTTTTCTTCTAATGCCATTTCTGCACCTCCGTAAGTTATTCGTTCATTTGTTTGCGTCCAGGTAACCTTGCAAAATCATGACCGCAGCCATTTTATCAATTACCTTTTTACGTTTTTTTCGGCTCATATCGGCTTCTAAGAGAACCCGCTCCGCAGCCATGGTAGTCAACCTTTCATCCCATAAAACCGTCCGGAGTGAAAAACGATCCTCGAGGTATTTGGCAAATGCTTGAGAAGCTTCGCCCCGTTCCCCGATTGTTCCGTTCATATTTTTAGGCAAGCCGACTACTGC
Encoded proteins:
- the mtnN gene encoding 5'-methylthioadenosine/S-adenosylhomocysteine nucleosidase → MTIAIIGAMDEEVQLLKGKMDVLDTIKVAGCTFVKGTLKNREVVLLQSGIGKVNAAMAATILHERFAPTHVINTGTAGGFDQELEVGDIVISTSVTHHDVDVTAFDYEYGQVPGMPPKYEANEQLVELALQAAKGLNDLQTKKGLIATSDSFMQDEERVAFARDKFPDMIAAEMEAAAIAQVAYNYQIPFVVIRSLSDIAGKESSVSFDAFLEKAAANAANLIIDIVEKI
- a CDS encoding YrrS family protein, producing MSDEFHSPSRVNRFEKRRKGTKAITFLLIAGGILILVLIGFFLFGGGDEDNSTNNNENQEVSPEEGQDSATETGEEDKIENEDGTNETNQSDTGDTEEEETEPTENDTGQEAEKETVDSSGDSNVKEAYTADWKPVGTEQQGTHETTFEEGTQDWEEMMEAIELATDLPSSNRIVWWVERGSANQQVIATVSDSDETETYRTYLTWVENEGWKPTKVEVLKENDQKYRFEQ
- a CDS encoding KTSC domain-containing protein codes for the protein MKITKFDQQLWGITTFNEVGYDKEQNLFSIFFLDGTEVQFAEVEELVVFEFLISLKKEDFIRKVFLPYYPCKQRKELSELR
- the greA gene encoding transcription elongation factor GreA; translation: MAAEKSFYMTNEGKQKLEDELEYLKTEKRQEVVERIKIARGFGDLSENSEYDAAKDEQAFVESRIATVENMIRNAVIIENDNDNPNVVNLGKSVTFKELPDGDEESYQIVGSAEADPFEGKISNDSPIAKSLIGREIGEKVTVPTPGGDMEVEILSVE
- the udk gene encoding uridine kinase, with translation MSNKPVVIGVAGGSGSGKTSVTRSISQRFTDKTILVIEQDYYYKDQGHLPYEERLSTNYDHPLAFDNDLLIEHVKTLLAQKPVNKPVYDYTRHTRSEEVVRVEPKDVIILEGILILEDQRLLDLMDIKVFVDTDADVRIIRRLLRDIKERGRTIDSVIDQYINVVRPMHLQFVEPTKRYADIIIPEGGQNHVAIDLMATKIQTILNR
- a CDS encoding O-methyltransferase, coding for MDDQLEQYLTRTVPAVPKWAAELEAYAQEHRIPIMEPLGIHFLMQLIRIHKPAKILEIGTAIGYSALRMLEAYPAAQILTIERDEQRYQEAINNIKAQDKQNQIQVILGDALEVAGQVNNYGLYDMLFIDAAKGQYQRFFETYTKQLNQDAVIVSDNVLFRGLVAAESDRKDRLNKLAGKVRSYNEWLVHHPDFYTTIIPVGDGIAVSVRR
- the mltG gene encoding endolytic transglycosylase MltG, with translation MSTSDKETKFSVSWKQRIEEASTVRKIVAVILSCLLLIMIIGSIAGYLYVKSAMEPVDPDDDTTTDVEIPLGSSTSQIAGILEENGIISNSLVFRFYIKFNNVAEFQAGEYEFSPSMSFDQIVESLQTGTLVKDPILTITIPEGKTIEEIASIYAEKAGIDPEAFIAKTEDVEYLENLIAQHPMILSEEILDPEIRHPLEGYLFAATYDYYVENPTPEKIIDKMLRKTENVLTPYLDSISANDTIESVHEALTMASLVEKEARTEKDRKMIAGVFFNRMAEDMRLQTDPTVLYALGEHKSRVLFEDLEVESPYNTYQVSGLPVGPISNFGENSLQSVLNPEDTSYMYFVAAEDGTIYYSETFEEHQQLTQKYLHRDAAGE
- a CDS encoding DUF1292 domain-containing protein → MALEEKERIIIPDENGEEHLFEVLFTFDVDQTGNSYIAVVPAEQKDDDEVEVFAFRYEEKSQDEDDLSLFQIESEEEWEMVEEMLNTLTDEETE
- the ruvX gene encoding Holliday junction resolvase RuvX, which encodes MKKIGFDVGEKTIGVAVSDALGWTAQGITTIKWDEKDYSTAESEIERIISEYNIEEAVVGLPKNMNGTIGERGEASQAFAKYLEDRFSLRTVLWDERLTTMAAERVLLEADMSRKKRKKVIDKMAAVMILQGYLDANK